The Terriglobia bacterium genome has a segment encoding these proteins:
- a CDS encoding SWIB/MDM2 domain-containing protein, whose amino-acid sequence MAKTAEKPAKKTNAAFMKVVTPSAALAEIVGSTPIPRTEVTKKLWAYIKTKGLQDPKNKRMIKADAALKVIFGGKATASMFDMTKFVSKHLK is encoded by the coding sequence ATGGCCAAGACCGCAGAGAAGCCTGCCAAGAAGACGAACGCTGCATTCATGAAGGTCGTGACACCCAGTGCCGCACTGGCGGAAATCGTCGGCTCGACGCCGATCCCGCGCACCGAAGTCACCAAGAAGCTGTGGGCCTACATCAAGACGAAAGGCCTGCAGGATCCGAAGAACAAGCGGATGATCAAGGCGGACGCAGCGCTCAAGGTGATCTTCGGTGGCAAGGCTACCGCGAGCATGTTCGACATGACGAAGTTCGTCAGCAAGCACCTGAAGTAA